In the genome of Streptomyces sp. V2I9, one region contains:
- a CDS encoding cold-shock protein, producing MASGTVKWFNSEKGFGFIAQDGGGPDVFAHYSNINASGFRELQEGQAVTFDITQGQKGPQAENITAA from the coding sequence ATGGCCAGCGGAACCGTCAAGTGGTTCAACTCGGAAAAGGGCTTCGGCTTCATCGCGCAGGACGGCGGGGGTCCGGACGTCTTCGCGCACTACTCCAACATCAACGCCTCCGGCTTCCGTGAGCTCCAGGAAGGCCAGGCGGTGACCTTCGACATCACCCAGGGCCAGAAGGGCCCGCAGGCGGAGAACATCACCGCCGCCTGA
- a CDS encoding LPFR motif small protein encodes MLKAIADVLRSIGGAVATVVALPFRAVARLFSGASSTARGHH; translated from the coding sequence ATGCTGAAGGCCATCGCCGACGTGCTGCGCTCCATCGGGGGAGCCGTCGCCACCGTGGTCGCCCTGCCCTTCCGGGCGGTGGCCAGGCTGTTCTCGGGCGCGTCGAGCACCGCACGCGGACACCACTGA
- a CDS encoding glutamate--cysteine ligase has protein sequence MARTVGVEEELLLVDAASGEARALSSAVLAIAEREAVGESAFESELHRQQLEFSTHPCADMGELGTAVRRWRAEAIRHAADAGASVAALATSPLPVSPEIGAGERYRWMAEHFGLTAQEQLTCGCHVHVSVESDEEGVAVLDRMRCWLPVLLALSANSPFWQGQDSGYSSYRSRVWGRWPSAGPVGVHGSAEAYHAEVRSLVDTGVLRDEGMVYFDARLSHRYPTVEVRVADVCLDPADTVLLATLVRGLVETAAREWRAGRPAPDTSVGLLRVASWRAGRSGLDDRLVHPLTLRPEPVRDVLRALMDHVRDALADSGDLEAAEKALAAVDRRGNGAQIQREILARTGSLRETVAECVRITAGEPATERPHEHTV, from the coding sequence GTGGCCCGTACGGTGGGCGTCGAGGAAGAGCTGCTGCTGGTCGACGCGGCCAGTGGGGAGGCGCGGGCACTGTCCTCGGCGGTGCTGGCGATCGCCGAGAGGGAAGCGGTCGGGGAGTCGGCCTTCGAATCGGAACTGCACCGCCAGCAACTGGAGTTCTCCACGCACCCCTGTGCCGACATGGGTGAACTGGGGACCGCTGTCCGCCGCTGGCGGGCCGAAGCGATACGGCACGCCGCCGACGCCGGCGCGTCGGTCGCGGCCCTCGCCACCTCACCGCTCCCGGTCAGCCCCGAGATCGGCGCGGGGGAGCGGTACCGGTGGATGGCCGAGCACTTCGGGCTGACCGCCCAGGAGCAGCTGACCTGTGGATGCCACGTCCATGTCTCGGTGGAGTCGGACGAGGAGGGCGTCGCCGTGCTCGACCGGATGCGGTGCTGGCTGCCCGTGCTGCTCGCCCTGAGCGCCAACTCCCCGTTCTGGCAGGGGCAGGACAGCGGGTACAGCAGCTACCGCAGCCGGGTATGGGGGCGCTGGCCCTCGGCGGGCCCGGTGGGGGTCCACGGATCCGCCGAGGCCTACCACGCCGAGGTACGGTCCCTGGTCGACACCGGGGTGCTCCGGGACGAGGGGATGGTCTACTTCGACGCGCGCCTCTCGCACCGATACCCCACTGTGGAGGTGAGGGTCGCGGACGTCTGCCTGGACCCGGCCGACACGGTGCTGCTGGCCACGCTGGTACGCGGTCTGGTGGAGACGGCCGCACGGGAGTGGCGGGCCGGCCGTCCCGCCCCGGACACCAGCGTGGGCCTGCTGCGGGTGGCCTCCTGGCGGGCCGGCCGCTCGGGTCTGGACGACCGGCTGGTCCATCCGCTCACCCTCCGGCCGGAGCCCGTGCGCGACGTTCTGCGGGCCCTGATGGACCACGTGCGGGACGCGCTCGCGGACAGCGGTGACCTGGAGGCCGCCGAGAAGGCGCTGGCCGCCGTGGACCGGCGCGGCAACGGGGCACAGATCCAGCGCGAGATCCTGGCGCGGACCGGGAGCCTGCGCGAGACGGTCGCGGAATGCGTCCGGATCACGGCGGGCGAGCCCGCCACGGAGCGACCGCACGAACACACCGTATGA
- a CDS encoding DUF5133 domain-containing protein gives MLMAHPTVLRNLVEQYEALRVLHADSGGEEARQRMDDVAYTLCVSTGTGDVDSALVAARHRLPGARPEDDSVLSA, from the coding sequence ATGCTGATGGCCCACCCCACGGTCCTGCGCAACCTCGTCGAGCAGTACGAGGCGCTGCGTGTGCTGCACGCGGACAGCGGTGGCGAGGAGGCGCGTCAGCGGATGGACGACGTGGCGTACACCCTGTGCGTCTCCACCGGGACCGGGGATGTCGACAGCGCCCTGGTAGCAGCCCGCCACCGGTTGCCCGGCGCCCGGCCCGAGGACGACTCCGTCCTCTCCGCCTGA